A region from the Corylus avellana chromosome ca7, CavTom2PMs-1.0 genome encodes:
- the LOC132186635 gene encoding receptor-like protein EIX2, which translates to MAQCRVPPFAARFDLFAAVPAIHGFDPVPSPSTRLLIVIAAALNTYCVFLFISPDLSSNNLSGEIPDNITSISKLVIMNLSMNHLTGGIPNRIGNLQMLQSLDLSKNELYGPIPESLSNLTFLSYLNLSFNNLSGKIPIGNQLQTLDDSSIYRGNSLLCGPPLSTKCSEDETNPKVTPNGDNRKERAVESFSFWISMAIGFIVAFWGVCGTLIIKTSWRQAYFRSFDNLKDKIAVFVMVKNVCLLRKVESERN; encoded by the exons ATGGCCCAGTGTCGAGTTCCGCCATTCGCAGCCCGATTTGATCTCTTTGCCGCCGTCCCGGCCATCCACGGCTTTGATCCGGTGCCTTCTCCTTCAACACGGCTCCTCATTGTCATTGCAGCCGCATTAAACACCTACTGTGTCTTCTTGTTCATCTCACCCG ACCTTTCGAGTAACAATTTATCAGGAGAAATACCTGATAATATAACAAGCATCTCAAAATTGGTCATCATGAATTTATCAATGAATCACCTCACTGGAGGAATTCCTAATAGAATTGGGAATTTACAAATGTTGCAATCACTTGATCTCTCGAAGAATGAGCTTTATGGTCCTATCCCTGAGAGCTTGTCAAATTTGACCTTCTTAAGTTACTTGAATTTGTCATTCAACAACTtgtctggaaaaattccaattGGGAATCAACTTCAAACTCTTGATGACTCTTCTATTTACAGAGGTAACTCTTTACTCTGCGGACCTCCTCTTTCGACCAAGTGTTCCGAAGATGAAACTAATCCTAAAGTAACACCAAATGGTGATAACCGAAAGGAAAGGGCAGTTGAGTCATTCTCGTTTTGGATTAGCATGGCAATTGGGTTTATTGTTGCATTTTGGGGAGTTTGTGGTACActgattatcaaaacatcatgGAGACAAGCTTACTTTCGCagctttgataatttgaaagacaAGATTGCGGTGTTCGTTATGGTCAAAAATGTTTGCTTACTAAGGAAGGTCGAGTCAGAGAGAAATTGA